One window of the Marinilactibacillus sp. Marseille-P9653 genome contains the following:
- a CDS encoding putative holin-like toxin — MSVAEALQLMIGFGSLLISIISLIVVLIKLNNDKKK, encoded by the coding sequence TTGTCCGTAGCTGAAGCATTACAGCTGATGATTGGTTTTGGGAGTCTCTTGATTTCCATTATTAGTCTTATAGTTGTTTTGATAAAGCTAAATAATGACAAAAAAAAATAA